A window of Bos indicus x Bos taurus breed Angus x Brahman F1 hybrid chromosome 20, Bos_hybrid_MaternalHap_v2.0, whole genome shotgun sequence genomic DNA:
ATCTGAGGCAGAGTGGTGCAGTGGCAGACAATTATAACTATGCCAAGGTACCAATTCTCTTGGTCGTCCATGCAGTCAGGAAGCTTCTGATGTCTCAAGGCCTTGCACTTGTTACCTCTGGTATCTCAGTGTAGATGGATATCCTACTTCCCTTGGTATTGTACAAAGAGGAAACAGAATCATAATCTGTTTAGGCAGTGGTGGGAAAGCATGGCAAGAAGATAGCTTCCTAGGATAGCCCCATAGGTGATGTCTTAATTACACGTCAGTAAGCTTTTCTTCTCTGGCTCCCTTAGCCTGCAGTGAACTGGAAAGGCTAATCATGTGTTTCAAAACCAGACTTTTCCCTTTGTTTACTGTGGACATAGAAAGatagaatttccatttttaactGAGATTTTGAGTTCTAGTATGATCTGATAACCTCTTGGATGAGGAAATCTGTCATATGTGAATacacagtgattttaaaaaatagtgtgtATTGTCAATATTTATGGGATTGTGTCATCAAGTGATTCCCACAGTTTTGCTGAGTAAACAAAGAAACCACTCATAAAGGTTCAGTATGTAAGTAAAGATTAAGGACAGTGTCACAGAATTCATCAAGTAGAAAGAGACCTGTGAGCCCTGCTGTGGTCAAAGAAGCCTGCCAGAGCAGAAGTCCCAATGATGGGAATTCCTTTTCCATTAACATAATTCATCTATGCCAAAGGACTTCAGGAATTACTGTCTGAGAAGTGTCATGGAGAGTTCTAGGGATTTGTAGCAGTGAGGAAAGGGAGTAGGGGATGGAACGGAACACTCTCAAGAGCAGAACATCTGCCTGGACTGACTGAGGGAACGTGTATGGACGGTGGTGGAGTGGGATGACTGCTGCTGGGTGTGGGCTTACTTACCTGGAATATTTTCTTTGTAGCCCAAGattttttaattcaactttttaaatttttgccgcactgggtctttgctgtggtgtgagggcttttctgtagctgtggcatgaaggcttagttgctccacagtatgtgagctcttagttccctgaccaggggtcaaacccaagtcccctgcactggaaggcagattcttaaccactggaccaccagggaattcccaagatccttttttaaaaattgaaatatagttcatttacagtatttcaggtgcacagcaaagtgattcacttcatatatatacacacatgtatatctgtatatatatgtataagtaagtaaggaagtgaagtcgctcagtcgtgtcctactctttgcgaccccatgtactgtagcctaccaggctcctctgtccttgggattttccatctgagacgttttaccatctgagccctacACACATTTacaggtttccccagtggctcagtggtaaagaatctgtctgtaatgcaggagttgcaggagacttgggttcagtccctgggttgggaaatctcCCCtgtgggagggcatggcaacccactccagtattcttgcctggagaatcccatgaacaggggagcctagccagctacagtcatagggtcacaaagattcagacatgactgaaatgacttagcatgcttgcacacacacacacacacacacacgtattctttttcagattattttccattataagttattacaagatattgaatatagttccctgtgctctacagtagatctttgttggttatctactttatatatagtagtgtgcatatgggagaaggaaatggcaacccactccagtattcttgtctggagaatcccatggacggaggagctacagttcagtccatagggttgcacagagtcggatatgactgaagcaacttagcgagCCAGcgagtgtgtatatgttaatcccaaattcccaatttatacCTTCCCCTTTTGGtagccatgtttgttttctatgtctgtgagtctatttctggtttataaaTAGGctcatttgcattattttctaagattacatataaaatgatgtcatatggtatttgtctttctctctctgacttacttcatttagtgtgataatctcaaGTTCCATACGTGtagctgcaaatgacattatttcattcttttttatagctgagtaatattccactgtatatgtataccatgtcttctttatccattcatctgttgatggaccaaGGTTCTTTTATGTATTGTGATATAAAcactttcaacaaatatttatcatttatttatttttcttgcagaTGCAAATTTgaacactttttaaatattatggaACTACTAGGGCATCACTGCAGTCATTTGCTAAGGAGAAAGGATGTCATGAAGTCTTTAAAGAATGAGAACTTCGACCTGGTGATAGTGGAAATGTTTGACTACTGTCCTTTCTTGGTTGCTGAGAAGCTTGGGAAGCCATTTGTGGCCATTCTCCCTTCCGCACTGGGCACCGTGGACTTTGGGCTACCAAGCCCTCTGTCTTATGTGCCAGTGTTCTACTCCTTGTTAACGGACCAGATGGACTTCTGGGGCCGAGtaaagaacttcctgatgttctttGAGTTCTTCAAGAAGCAGTGGAAAATCCAGTCTGCATATGATGACACCATCAAGGAGCATTTCCCGGACGACTCTAGGCCAGTTTTGTCTCATCTTCTAACAAAAGCAGAGCTGTGGTTTGTTAACACCGACTTTGCCTTTGATTTTGCTCGGCCCCTGCTTCCCAACACTGTGTGTATTGGAGGTTTAATGTCCAAACCTGTTAAACCAGTACCACAAGTAAGTAAATGCTGAGGGTGAGGACCCATGCAGAAGTCCTCAGTGCAGAGCTGGTAGCCACCCTGTCACTGGGATCCTGGGAGTGCATAAGGTGAGGCAAGTGAGGCTCCAGGGGACCCTTTGAAAGGAAAGACTCACTTTCAGTATCATGAAAGTACAGAGTTAAGACTTATACAACCCTGCGATTGACCTCCTTAAATACTATACCCAAGGTCTTCTCTTGCCTCACCTTAGTCCTGGCGCTGGTAGAAAAAGACTTTTAGTAACTTGaagtttccattttaattttctatgctCATGTTTTCTGTAAGCATGTAGTGAGCATCTGTCACATGCAAGAATCATGAAGGGGATGAGTTActcacatggaaacacaaaacagCAAGACTTACAGAGGTGGTGTGTGGGACTGATAGTGAGAATGCAGGCTTCATTGCCAGCATCCTGAGACAGTAGTGCCCTGGTCCCTAACTCTGCCTACACCTCCTGATTTGATTGATGTGGGGTTAAGCCTGGGAAGTGTAAGTTATAAAAGCTGCCCAATCAGTCTGACTGCATCGACTCAGAACCACTGCTGTACAAGTTTTCAAAATGGAGGGGAGTTAagaccagatggtaaagaatttgcttgcaatgcaggagacccgggttcagtctctggagaaggaaatggtaacccgctccagtattcttgcctggaaaattccaaggacagaagagcctgtcaggctacagtccatggggtcacaaagagtcgggcatgactgagtgactaacactttaagaTGAATGAGTTGCTTATCATCTAACAGCACAGGCTTGCAATTTTATGGAATTTATCTTATATAATCTCTTGCCACCTAGAAGGAGGTATGATgacctccattttaattttttttaaatttgaatatttgtttatctatttggctgagttgggtcttagttgcagcatgcaggatcttcactgcatcatgtaggatctttctttgtggcacacagactctctagttgtggcacacaggctccaaAGCACTCGGGATCAGTAGTTGCAGAGTGTgggttagttgctctgcagcatgtggaatcttagtttcctgaccaggaattgaacccatgtcccctgtattgcaaggtggattcttaactgctggaccaccagggaagtcccatgacctCCATCTTTATAGAAGGGGACAGACCTCTGGTGGTATAAGTGGCTGTCCCACTGTCATTCATTTTAAAGCCAGAGAGAGTCCTGATTTGGCCTGGGCCTTTCAGGAATGAAGCTATCTATCCATCCCCTACTGAACTTGTATCAGGTGAGCAGGAAGAGTTGGGGAATGATCCTTGGGCTATGTGGGTTTTGAGTCGGTGGAAGAATTTTTTAGGAATGAAGCTGGGAGGGAAGATGTTCCCAGGTAGAGAGAACAGGAGGCCCAAAGTGGGAAGATGAAGTGAGATGTCTCTGGGTTCCCTGGATGACACCAGCTGGACCAGAAAGAGGAAGATGCAGTTGCACAAAGATGCCCAGGCCAGACTGCAGGAAGTTTCACTGGATAGGAGGGTGGGTCAGCCCTGGCCACAAGACCGCAGAAGGGAATTGTTAAGCAGGAGTTTGATGGGAGGAAGGATTGTGAGATAACAGtaactttttcaaaaatttttctcctttgcattttccagttttttttttccagtttttatataATGATTTTACATTGCTTTTTAATTATAACAGAATGACAAAACTGTTGTCAAAGTGGTCCTCTGAAGCAATAGATCAGGCAatgttatgctaaatgaaatcagCCCAATAGGGTGAAGGTCTAGGAGCTGGATGAGatggatgaggtggttggatggcatcaccaagtcaatggacatgtgtttgagcaaactctgggagatggtgaaggacagggaaggctggtatgctgcagtccatggggtcgaaaagagtcaggcacaactgagagactgagcaataACAACTAGGATCTGGGGTTGGGGGAGCCACAAGAAATCCAGAGAGAGTCAGGGTCCaaagaaatatttggaagaaTTGACAAAACGTGTTAAAACCAAGATGACAGCATTAGATCAGAACAGTTTTTCAGAAATGCCTCGGGGATTTGAAGAAAAGAACTGCTGAGGCCTGAGACTTGATGTGGCattgctacttttaaaaaatcttcccaTGTGAATATAATGTGCAGTCATGTGGGTGAATCACTGAGATAGGAGATAAACTGCAAAAATCAGTGACTAAGAACATCATGGGATATCAGAGGAATGGTGGATGGGGTATGGGTGGGCAGACACCTCCCCATTctgcctccatttcttctcagctTCTCCATCTACCCTCCAGATAGCCCACCTCCCTCTGCTGGACCCTGACTCCCTATGAGGTCCTTCCTTACATTCCACTTCTGGTCCGGCTTTGGAAAACACCCAAGCAGCCATATCTTCATGGACCTACAATGAGTAGAGTATCTATGATTGCCTTGACAGTAGGGTCAAggtttcaaaaatgaaagatgTTCCCACCAACACAGTGGGCATGAGCACAATTGAGAGTGCTGAGCTGTCTCAGGACAATGAACTCCAAGAAGGACAGGAAAGTGTGTTCAGTGAATAACCGACTTCATTTCATGACCATCTAGTCTTTTGtgaacatttttcttctctttccttccttatttATCTCTAGGAATTTGAGAATTTCATCACCAAATTTGGAGACTCTGGTTTTGTCCTTGTAAGCCTGGGGTCCATGGTGAGTTTCATTCGGTCCCAGGAGGTTCTCAAAGAGATGAATGCTGCCTTTGCTCATCTCCCTCAAGGGGTGATATGGAAGTATAATCCTTCTCATTGGCCCAAAGACATCAAATTGGCCCCAAATGTGAAAATTGTGCACTGGCTTCCTCAGAATGACCTTCTGGGTAAGGACTGCCAggattgcttttttcttctcatttacatGTCTTGGGGATCATTGGGCTTCTGATCTCTAGCTGGATTATTTCATCAGCACAAGGTAAGTCTTTAGATGACAGGAATGGAGCAGTGAGTTGGAGCCCTTGGGGAATCAGGCTATAATGAGCTCAGATGCCAAAACAGCTATCTgcccttcattcttttctatctCAGACCTCATGTCTGAAACCACTGAAGTCACGTTCACCTAATTCCTTTGGTCTTGAACAAGATCACCACAAAATAATCCTAAACAATCTGTGAACTCTGAGAACACATACCAGGAGATACACTGCCACTGTCTTCAGTGGCTTCAAGAGCACCTGTTCACTTATGTTCCCTtacacattcacatacacacacacacacacacacacacatacacagagatatCTTCCTTAGCTACTAAGGTCTAAGCAATTCATAGATTCACAACATTGATGCAAATATATCTGAGTCCCAAGCTGAGCAACCGCCTAGCCAGTTACTTGACACACTGAGTTTCTGATACCAGAGAATTTCCTCACCCCCAATGGGTATCTCTATGGCTAGCACTGCTTCTTAGACACCACTCACTGCCATAGCCACTGACTGGATCAGAGGCTTATAACCAAGATCATAATAAAGTAAtctgtagaattaaaaaaaaacatattattatttctgtgtctgcaaatgtatttctttatatcTTGGGTGTGGGACATGATTCtcatttcaaagaagaaatgaggaaGCTCTGATGTGCATCCCAGTAGACCAGCACAGGCTGAGATGAACTCTTCattatcaataatcactttagtTATTGCTACATAAGGATGGGATGCAAAGGCTAAAACTGCAAATACTGATGGGCAGAGTCCAGTCTCTTATTTCAGGGAGGTTTCTTATATATTAAAAGAGCACAATACATACTGTATAAGTTTTATGAGTGTTATATGACTTGCAATGTCAATGAATGTGCCAGGAATTTATAGGAGAGGGCTATTATTTGGTGGGTGAGAGAGGTTTTCTCAAGGAAAAGAAGCAAGACAAAGATAGACATAGGGaaacataaagagaaaacagatgaGAGAAGAAGAGACTTGAGGGGATAGAGAGAAGAATAGATGGaatgttggatggatggatggatagatgggatAGTTGCCTTGATTAGCACTAGCACTAATCTCTATAGAATTCCCTGGGTTCTGAGTCTTCCCCCAGTTATGACCGAGTTAAGGAGTCTCTACAAAGGCAAGGTTTGAAATCCTTGAATGTGTAGCAAGCAAAATCATCTTTACAATGGCTCCAACACTCCTTGAGTTCCCATTGGtatcttctgccttttctgcttTCCTTGTTGTCCTGAAAACTTTCATCCTGAGATGTCctgctttctttcttatttacaaCAGGGCACCCTCGCATCCGCCTCTTTGTCAGCCATGGTGGGATGAATAGTATCATGGAGGCCATCCAACATGGTGTGCCCATGGTGGGGATTCCCCTCTTTGGAGACCAACATGAAAACCTGCTCCGAGTTAAAGCCAAAAAGTTCGGTGTCTCTATCCAATTAAAGCAGATCAAGGCTGAGACACTGGCTCTGAAGATGAAGCAAGTCATAGAGGACAAGAGGTGTGCAGTTCTCTGGGCTTGTGGTTGCTTATGATGAGTGAAGACATAAACCATGATGGGCACCATGTGGGTCTTTTTGCAGTAAAAGCTGAAACTTCCAGGACATGAAATCATATGTGTATGATGGTAATAGCTGACTTATTTCCTCTGAGAAGAAGACTAAGGCAATTTAGGTTAGATGTTGGTTTTCTACCTTCTAGC
This region includes:
- the UGT3A2 gene encoding UDP-glucuronosyltransferase 3A2 encodes the protein MAGQQALLLFGFILPGLLFSEAAKILTVSLVGGSHFLLMHQISQILQDHGHNVTMLLQKGNLLLPGFKEEEKSYKVFNWFLPEDCNEEFKRSFHSFMEKTFGGRCKFEHFLNIMELLGHHCSHLLRRKDVMKSLKNENFDLVIVEMFDYCPFLVAEKLGKPFVAILPSALGTVDFGLPSPLSYVPVFYSLLTDQMDFWGRVKNFLMFFEFFKKQWKIQSAYDDTIKEHFPDDSRPVLSHLLTKAELWFVNTDFAFDFARPLLPNTVCIGGLMSKPVKPVPQEFENFITKFGDSGFVLVSLGSMVSFIRSQEVLKEMNAAFAHLPQGVIWKYNPSHWPKDIKLAPNVKIVHWLPQNDLLGHPRIRLFVSHGGMNSIMEAIQHGVPMVGIPLFGDQHENLLRVKAKKFGVSIQLKQIKAETLALKMKQVIEDKRYKSAAEAASIIRRSQPLTPAQRLVGWINHILQTGGAAHLKPHAFQQPWYEQYLLDVFLFLLVVTLGTMWLCGKLLGLVARWLCGARKLKKA